A genome region from Glycine max cultivar Williams 82 chromosome 5, Glycine_max_v4.0, whole genome shotgun sequence includes the following:
- the LOC100796051 gene encoding uncharacterized protein isoform X1, which translates to MGNRRFTQVATSDDEDEAPPAPAPPPKQQSSVSASEENCSKQQQQQQRKRKRMKLQEEEEEEKEEEKKKKRKIKDKQEERSNEEEEPPQEDAKPIGEPVRLSGKGRGRKKHYESFEYDGNQYTLEDPILLTPEDKDQKPYVAIIKDITQSLNGSMMVTGQWFYRPEEAERKGGGSWQSCDTRELFYSFHRDDVPAESVMHKCVVHFVPIHKQLPNRKQHPGFIVQKVYDTVERKLWKLTDKDYEDNKQQEIDELVQKTLQRLGKLLDIEPEEPVADQEDLMKNKRILRKKSISPLDVSKEEETTRQGDQPLKPETPWSCVNNASEHYRILVDFNALTGDTHRDKCLEKLLQSVQFMFNSDDSIKKEEKGNDNSGAANNGSNNKSLESANECEDKVQKSSKPFVWPDDAVPAVVALEKASHDTLSSDYQKYNQKLRQLVFNLKNNAILARRLLNGELEPSIILNMTPNELKEGLTAEETTKKEPDESQHMQMTGARCHRCTEGKVGLRDIIHAGHGDRYQLECTACGHSWFASRDEVSELTIDASDSKRSVGTAPWATAKFEDVEKKLVSPRESEKNDIFNIWQV; encoded by the exons ATGGGAAATCGACGCTTCACTCAGGTCGCAACCAGCGACGACGAGGACGAAGCGCCGCCGGCGCCGGCGCCTCCTCCCAAGCAGCAATCGTCCGTCAGTGCCTCCGAAGAAAACTGTTcgaagcagcagcagcagcagcagcgcaagaggaagaggatgaagctccaagaagaagaggaagaggagaaagaggaagagaagaagaagaagagaaaaatcaaaGACAAGCAGGAAGAGAGATCCAACGAAGAAGAGGAACCGCCGCAGGAAGACGCCAAGCCCATTGGCGAACCGGTTAGGCTATCCGGAAAGGGAAGGGGCCGCAAAAAGCATTATGAATCCTTCGAGTACGACGGAAACCAATACACGCTG GAGGACCCTATACTTCTCACGCCTGAGGACAAAGACCAAAAGCCGTATGTGGCGATTATCAAG GACATTACTCAATCCCTGAATGGCAGCATGATGGTCACTGGACAGTGGTTTTATCGTCCTGAAGAAGCTGAAAGAAAAGGTGGTGGCAGCTGGCAATCATGTGACACAAGGGAGCTGTTTTATAGTTTCCACCGTGATGATGTTCCTGCAGAATCTGTTATGCATAAGTGTGTGGTTCATTTTGTTCCCATACACAAACAGCTTCCAAATCGTAAGCAGCATCCTGGGTTTATTGTGCAAAAGGTGTATGACACAGTAGAAAGGAAACTCTGGAAGCTAACTGATAAGGACTATGAGGACAATAAACAGCAAGAAATTGATGAGCTTGTTCAGAAAACTCTTCAACGTTTGGGCAAACTACTTGACATTGAGCCTGAAGAACCTGTTGCTGATCAGGAAGAtctgatgaaaaataaaagaatcttAAGGAAAAAGAGCATTTCACCTCTTGATGTTTCAAAGGAGGAGGAAACAACTCGTCAAGGGGACCAACCTCTGAAACCTGAAACACCATGGAGTTGTGTAAATAATGCCTCAGAACATTATCGCATATTAGTCGATTTCAATGCTCTAACAGGAGATACCCATCGTGACAAATGTTTGGAGAAGTTGCTTCAAAGTGTTCAATTCATGTTTAATTCTGATGACAGCAtaaagaaggaagagaaaggAAATGACAATTCTGGTGCTGCCAACAATGGAAGCAATAACAAAAGTTTAGAATCTGCTAACGAATGTGAAGACAAGGTTCAAAAG AGTTCCAAGCCTTTTGTTTGGCCAGATGATGCTGTTCCAGCTGTAGTTGCTCTGGAAAAAGCTTCACATGATACCTTATCATCAGATTATCAGAAGTATAACCAAAAGCTACGACAATTAGTATTTAATCTCAAG AACAATGCAATCCTAGCACGCCGTCTACTAAATGGAGAGTTGGAACCTTCTATAATATTGAATATGACGCCCAATGAGTTGAAg GAGGGTTTGACTGCTGAGGAAACAACCAAGAAGGAGCCTGATGAGTCACAACACATGCAG ATGACAGGTGCCCGATGCCATAGATGCACAGAGGGTAAGGTGGGCTTGAGGGATATTATCCATGCTGGACATGGTGATCGATATCAG CTGGAATGTACTGCCTGTGGTCATTCCTGGTTTGCTTCCCGTGATGAGGTGTCTGAGCTGACTATAGATGCATCAGATTCAAAAAGAAGTGTAGGCACGGCACCATGGGCCACTGCAAAATTTGAAGATGTTGAGAAGAAGCTGGTGAGTCCCCGTGAATCTGAAAAGAATGACATCTTTAATATTTGGCAAGTCTAG
- the LOC100778683 gene encoding uncharacterized protein — protein sequence MGQELELDLDDKSSVGLSPNTVLPPHQYCVNVKKRSKKGKPTGKDDFFTLKEGFAGIKFARFRSSSCKSHLSRPHELEGNTETRRSSMYQSSEEVKSIKKMGTMVEGRRKIEISRRSDTSFVGSIVDSLCGSDDEGSGLRSSEISRSRTCKAPDSPNSFIEICINSDVKNKNSATVQGRESINLKSRSDKVSDSVINGNYHVEKDMVHWLQKSLSAKAGISHMPSPLGSDCSSRSSPKVQVTHCRKRLNHFTKSKSLRSPVSKILENSEIKSNGIANIARHRTYQKSLLNDLSNKGKHSDIISEFISREIQYSGIASSPVHLHGNLKMENKHGVLFFEFKVKCPEDVFVAKTWRTGNAFNWVYTFHSIDNRKKSNANGLGSHDFDKDSSIVAQMLVSCNLGSELEDKVFDNFMVTEFVLYDFTHSRQSVSREKKSFCELDGSKTPKASHVGLKEETLGLDGNHVVKNKLQDKPLSSSVEFDDLNSYPYLSTECYPNLEIAAIVLQIPFSKRESLKYKRGERKSAKECSNRSDLSAVKDRKSLHYDQIQEQVKVVIPTGNHGLPNAESQAPSSLLDRLRHGGGCDCGGWDMACPLILLGNPTIQFAEDCSLMEEHQPLELFVQGAKGSSPTFSMTRIEEGHYAVDFHAQLSTLQAFSICVAILHGTSAFSNASHQKNQQLSQCSSLKMLLEEDVDFFFKSVTTEKETGCKNQKGIPRSYVLNPPFSPIARV from the exons ATGGGACAAGAGTTGGAGCTGGATCTTGATGACAAGTCTTCAGTGGGTTTGAGTCCCAATACTGTTCTTCCACCTCATCAATACTGTGTGAATGTGAAGAAGAGATCTAAAAAGGGAAAACCCACTGggaaagatgatttttttactCTCAAGGAGGGCTTTGCTGGGATCAAATTTGCTCGCTTCCGCAGTTCTTCATGTAAGAGCCATCTCTCTAGACCTCATGAATTGGAAGGTAATACAGAAACCAGGCGCAGTTCCATGTATCAGAGTTCAGAGGAagtgaaaagtataaaaaaaatgggcACCATGGTAGAGGGAAggagaaaaatagaaatttcaaGGAGGAGTGACACCTCTTTCGTAGGTAGCATTGTTGATTCTTTATGTGGTTCAGATGATGAAGGTTCTGGGCTGAGATCTTCAGAGATATCCAGGTCCAGGACTTGCAAGGCGCCAGACTCTCCAAATAGCTTTATTGAAATCTGTATAAATTCAGATGTTAAAAATAAGAACTCTGCCACAGTACAAGGGAGAGAATCTATAAATTTGAAGTCCAGAAGTGACAAAGTTTCTGATTCTGTAATCAATGGCAATTATCATGTTGAAAAGGACATGGTCCACTGGCTGCAAAAGTCACTCTCAGCTAAGGCAGGGATCTCTCACATGCCATCTCCATTAGGAAGTGATTGCTcatcaagatcaagtccaaaaGTCCAAGTCACCCATTGCAGGAAAAGGTTGAATCATTTCACAAAGTCAAAATCATTGAGAAGTCCAGTGAGTAAGATACTGGAAAATAGTGAGATCAAATCAAATGGCATAGCAAACATTGCAAGACATAGGACTTATCAAAAATCATTGCTAAATGACTTATCCAACAAAGGAAAGCATTCTGACATTATTTCTGAATTTATCAGCAGAGAAATCCAGTATTCAGGTATAGCTTCTTCACCAGTTCATCTGCATGGCAATctcaaaatggaaaataaaCATGGAGTGCTGTTTTTTGAGTTCAAGGTGAAGTGCCCTGAAGATGTGTTTGTGGCCAAGACATGGAGAACAGGTAATGCTTTCAACTGGGTGTATACTTTTCACTCAATTGATAATAGAAAGAAGAGCAATGCCAATGGGTTGGGATCCCATGATTTTGACAAAGATTCCTCAATAGTAGCACAGATGCTAGTTTCCTGTAATTTAGGTTCTGAACTAGAAGACAAAGTATTTGACAACTTTATGGTGACAGAATTTGTGTTGTATGATTTTACACACTCAAGGCAGAGTGTTTCGCGTGAAAAAAAGTCTTTCTGTGAACTAGATGGTTCTAAAACTCCAAAAGCTTCCCATGTTGGATTGAAGGAGGAAACTTTGGGGCTGGATGGGAACCATGtggtaaaaaataaacttcaagACAAGCCTCTATCAAGCAGTGTTGAATTTGATGATTTAAATTCTTATCCTTACCTGTCCACTGAATGCTATCCAAACCTTGAAATTGCTGCCATTGTCTTGCAAATTCCGTTTTCTAAGAGAGAAAGCTTGAAGTACAAaagaggagaaagaaaaagtgCTAAAGAATGTTCCAACAGAAGTGATCTCTCTGCAGTAAAAGATAGAAAAAGTCTTCATTATGACCAAATCCAGGAACAGGTAAAGGTGGTAATACCAACTGGCAATCATGGTTTGCCAAATGCTGAAAGCCAGGCTCCCTCGTCATTACTTGATCGACTGAGGCATGGTGGAGGTTGTGACTGTGGTGGCTGGGACATGGCCTGTCCCCTTATTCTTTTAGGCAATCCTACTATTCAATTTGCCGAAGACTGCTCACTCATGGAGGAACATCAACCATTGGAACTTTTTGTTCAG GGAGCAAAAGGAAGCAGTCCTACCTTCAGCATGACAAGAATTGAAGAGGGGCATTATGCTGTTGATTTTCATGCACAATTATCCACTTTACAAGCATTCTCCATCTGTGTTGCCATTTTGCATGGAACTTCTGCCTTCAGCAATGCAAGTCACCAGAAAAACCAACAGTTATCTCAGTGCAGTTCACTGAAAATGCTACTTGAGGAGGatgttgatttctttttcaaatcagTCACAACTGAGAAGGAGACTGGTTGCAAGAATCAGAAAGGAATTCCTCGATCCTATGTGCTGAACCCGCCTTTTTCTCCTATTGCACGCGTATAA
- the LOC100796051 gene encoding uncharacterized protein isoform X2 encodes MGNRRFTQVATSDDEDEAPPAPAPPPKQQSSVSASEENCSKQQQQQQRKRKRMKLQEEEEEEKEEEKKKKRKIKDKQEERSNEEEEPPQEDAKPIGEPVRLSGKGRGRKKHYESFEYDGNQYTLEDPILLTPEDKDQKPYVAIIKDITQSLNGSMMVTGQWFYRPEEAERKGGGSWQSCDTRELFYSFHRDDVPAESVMHKCVVHFVPIHKQLPNRKQHPGFIVQKVYDTVERKLWKLTDKDYEDNKQQEIDELVQKTLQRLGKLLDIEPEEPVADQEDLMKNKRILRKKSISPLDVSKEEETTRQGDQPLKPETPWSCVNNASEHYRILVDFNALTGDTHRDKCLEKLLQSVQFMFNSDDSIKKEEKGNDNSGAANNGSNNKSLESANECEDKVQKSSKPFVWPDDAVPAVVALEKASHDTLSSDYQKYNQKLRQLVFNLKNNAILARRLLNGELEPSIILNMTPNELKEGLTAEETTKKEPDESQHMQMTGARCHRCTEGKVGLRDIIHAGHGDRYQLECTACGHSWFASRDEVSELTIDASDSKRSVGTAPWATAKFEDVEKKLIVAKDRI; translated from the exons ATGGGAAATCGACGCTTCACTCAGGTCGCAACCAGCGACGACGAGGACGAAGCGCCGCCGGCGCCGGCGCCTCCTCCCAAGCAGCAATCGTCCGTCAGTGCCTCCGAAGAAAACTGTTcgaagcagcagcagcagcagcagcgcaagaggaagaggatgaagctccaagaagaagaggaagaggagaaagaggaagagaagaagaagaagagaaaaatcaaaGACAAGCAGGAAGAGAGATCCAACGAAGAAGAGGAACCGCCGCAGGAAGACGCCAAGCCCATTGGCGAACCGGTTAGGCTATCCGGAAAGGGAAGGGGCCGCAAAAAGCATTATGAATCCTTCGAGTACGACGGAAACCAATACACGCTG GAGGACCCTATACTTCTCACGCCTGAGGACAAAGACCAAAAGCCGTATGTGGCGATTATCAAG GACATTACTCAATCCCTGAATGGCAGCATGATGGTCACTGGACAGTGGTTTTATCGTCCTGAAGAAGCTGAAAGAAAAGGTGGTGGCAGCTGGCAATCATGTGACACAAGGGAGCTGTTTTATAGTTTCCACCGTGATGATGTTCCTGCAGAATCTGTTATGCATAAGTGTGTGGTTCATTTTGTTCCCATACACAAACAGCTTCCAAATCGTAAGCAGCATCCTGGGTTTATTGTGCAAAAGGTGTATGACACAGTAGAAAGGAAACTCTGGAAGCTAACTGATAAGGACTATGAGGACAATAAACAGCAAGAAATTGATGAGCTTGTTCAGAAAACTCTTCAACGTTTGGGCAAACTACTTGACATTGAGCCTGAAGAACCTGTTGCTGATCAGGAAGAtctgatgaaaaataaaagaatcttAAGGAAAAAGAGCATTTCACCTCTTGATGTTTCAAAGGAGGAGGAAACAACTCGTCAAGGGGACCAACCTCTGAAACCTGAAACACCATGGAGTTGTGTAAATAATGCCTCAGAACATTATCGCATATTAGTCGATTTCAATGCTCTAACAGGAGATACCCATCGTGACAAATGTTTGGAGAAGTTGCTTCAAAGTGTTCAATTCATGTTTAATTCTGATGACAGCAtaaagaaggaagagaaaggAAATGACAATTCTGGTGCTGCCAACAATGGAAGCAATAACAAAAGTTTAGAATCTGCTAACGAATGTGAAGACAAGGTTCAAAAG AGTTCCAAGCCTTTTGTTTGGCCAGATGATGCTGTTCCAGCTGTAGTTGCTCTGGAAAAAGCTTCACATGATACCTTATCATCAGATTATCAGAAGTATAACCAAAAGCTACGACAATTAGTATTTAATCTCAAG AACAATGCAATCCTAGCACGCCGTCTACTAAATGGAGAGTTGGAACCTTCTATAATATTGAATATGACGCCCAATGAGTTGAAg GAGGGTTTGACTGCTGAGGAAACAACCAAGAAGGAGCCTGATGAGTCACAACACATGCAG ATGACAGGTGCCCGATGCCATAGATGCACAGAGGGTAAGGTGGGCTTGAGGGATATTATCCATGCTGGACATGGTGATCGATATCAG CTGGAATGTACTGCCTGTGGTCATTCCTGGTTTGCTTCCCGTGATGAGGTGTCTGAGCTGACTATAGATGCATCAGATTCAAAAAGAAGTGTAGGCACGGCACCATGGGCCACTGCAAAATTTGAAGATGTTGAGAAGAAGCTG atAGTAGCAAAAGATCGTATATAG